A part of Verrucomicrobiota bacterium genomic DNA contains:
- a CDS encoding SDR family oxidoreductase produces the protein MRFLNKPMNSLLINQTALVTGGAKGYGAGIAQRLREAGARVWITGRDDAALHATAARLDVDWLKADVTSPTDWDRVVKTILGVTGRLDVLVNNAGGGIKIAPVAEQTDESIAASIALNLLGPLYGFRRVAPVMQAQGGGIIINISSVCARHAWPGWGVYSAAKAGFDQFTKSLALELRPHGVRVTTLITSWGDTEFTTAAGLAPRDTATLAQCTKPTELGDHVVHIATLPAHLCLQETVLVPLVQEISPL, from the coding sequence ATGCGCTTTCTCAATAAACCCATGAACTCTCTCCTCATCAATCAAACCGCCCTTGTCACCGGCGGCGCGAAAGGCTATGGCGCGGGCATCGCGCAGCGTCTCCGTGAAGCGGGTGCCCGTGTCTGGATCACCGGACGCGACGATGCCGCACTGCACGCCACTGCGGCGCGGCTGGACGTGGACTGGCTTAAAGCCGATGTCACTTCACCGACGGACTGGGATCGCGTGGTGAAAACGATTCTCGGCGTGACCGGACGGCTCGATGTGCTGGTGAACAATGCCGGAGGCGGAATCAAGATCGCGCCCGTTGCCGAGCAGACTGACGAGAGTATCGCGGCGAGCATCGCGCTCAATCTGCTCGGCCCGCTCTACGGTTTCCGTCGCGTCGCGCCGGTGATGCAGGCCCAAGGCGGCGGCATCATCATCAACATTTCCAGCGTCTGCGCCCGCCACGCCTGGCCGGGCTGGGGTGTTTATTCGGCGGCCAAGGCGGGGTTCGACCAGTTCACCAAATCACTTGCGCTTGAACTCCGCCCGCACGGTGTCCGTGTCACGACCCTAATCACATCTTGGGGTGACACCGAGTTCACCACCGCCGCCGGCCTCGCGCCGCGCGACACGGCCACGCTCGCCCAATGCACCAAGCCCACCGAACTCGGCGACCACGTCGTCCACATCGCAACGCTGCCCGCGCACCTCTGCCTGCAAGAAACGGTGCTCGTTCCACTCGTGCAGGAGATTTCTCCCCTGTAG